CCACAGATCGCACCTGTGTTGGCGGAATGGGACGAAGAACCGGTTGTCCGTGCGAAGAGCCTAAGCGTCTTTCCCTATCGCGTGCTCTACTACCTCACTGAAAATGAACTAAGGGTTGTCGCTTACGCACATGATCGACGCGAGCCGAATTTCTGGGCCGGACGACTGTAGTTCTTCGGCACGGTTTGCGCGAAGATGCCTCGTTCATCGCGTTCGCTGCCACCGACCCCGCCATCGCATTCGTTTACCGATTCGCTAAAGGTTCTCCTGATAACTGCGCGCGAGCAGGTCGGCGACCTCTTGATCGACCTCGTCGAGGCTCGTCAGTCCGATCTTGACGGGACACACGCGATTCCCCAGATTCTTGGCGGGAAGTAGCCGGCCCTCGGGCGGCACATCCAGCCGGAGTCCGAGATCGATGCGCGTGCGTGTCGAGGGAACGAGCTGCGCGAACGTGCGTCGCGGGCTGACGAACGC
This DNA window, taken from Gulosibacter molinativorax, encodes the following:
- a CDS encoding type II toxin-antitoxin system RelE/ParE family toxin encodes the protein MNFVRSSHPEATADLIDAAKWYEAEQTGLGVEFLQEAEEAVQSILEWPQIAPVLAEWDEEPVVRAKSLSVFPYRVLYYLTENELRVVAYAHDRREPNFWAGRL